One segment of Dama dama isolate Ldn47 chromosome 15, ASM3311817v1, whole genome shotgun sequence DNA contains the following:
- the CDK1 gene encoding cyclin-dependent kinase 1 translates to MEDYTKIEKIGEGTYGVVYKGRHKTTGQVVAMKKIRLESEEEGVPSTAIREISLLKELRHPNIVSLQDVLMQDSRLYLIFEFLSMDLKKYLDSIPPGQFMDSSLVKSYLYQILQGIVFCHSRRVLHRDLKPQNLLIDDKGTIKLADFGLARAFGIPIRVYTHEVVTLWYRSPEVLLGSARYSTPVDIWSIGTIFAELATKKPLFHGDSEIDQLFRIFRALGTPNNEVWPEVESLQDYKNTFPKWKPGSLASHVKNLDENGLDLLSKMLIYDPAKRISGKMALNHPYFHDLDSQIKKM, encoded by the exons ATGGAAGACTATACCAAAATAGAGAAAATTGGAGAAG GTACCTATGGAGTTGTGTATAAGGGTAGACACAAAACTACAGGTCAAGTGGTAGCCATGAAGAAAATCAGactagaaagtgaagaggaaggggTTCCTAGTACTGCAATTCGGGAAATATCTCTATTAAAAGAGCTTCGTCATCCAAATATAGTCAG tcttcaAGATGTGCTTATGCAGGATTCCAGGTTATATCTCATCTTTGAATTCCTTTCCATGGATCTCAAGAAATACTTGGATTCTATCCCTCCTGGTCAGTTCATGGATTCTTCACTTGTTAAG AGTTATTTGTACCAAATCCTACAAGGGATTGTGTTTTGTCACTCTAGAAGAGTTCTCCACAGAGACTTAAAACCTCAAAATCTGTTGATTGATGATAAAGGAACAATTAAACTGGCAGATTTTGGCCTTGCCAGAGCTTTTGGAATACCTATTAGAGTATATACGCATGAG GTAGTGACACTCTGGTATAGATCTCCAGAAGTATTGCTGGGGTCAGCTCGCTACTCAACTCCAGTGGACATTTGGAGTATAGGTACCATATTTGCTGAATTAGCAACTAAGAAACCACTTTTTCATGGGGATTCAGAAATTGATcaactcttcagaattttcag AGCTTTGGGCACTCCCAATAATGAAGTGTGGCCAGAAGTAGAATCTTTACAGGACTATAAGAATACATTTCCCAAGTGGAAACCAGGAAGCTTAGCATCCCATGTCAAAAACTTGGATGAAAATGGCTTGGATCTGCTCTCG AAAATGTTAATCTATGATCCTGCCAAACGAATTTCTGGCAAAATGGCACTGAATCATCCGTACTTCCATGATTTGGACAGTCAAATTAAGAAGATGTAG